The following nucleotide sequence is from Scheffersomyces stipitis CBS 6054 chromosome 4, complete sequence.
ATGGCATTGGCGATGTTGACAAAGTTAATAAAGGCACAATTCTTTTCCTCCAAGTAGTTGATCTGTTCAATATCACCaaatttggagaagtcttctctcaacttctggGGGTTGTAGTAgtcaaaatcaacaatgtTTCCAATGTAGATGTTTCTGGAAGCGCCGTTGGAAACAGCTAATGACAAGGCATTCGACAAAGGACCTGAGTGCTTACCCCAACCGACCttgattcttctgttgTGAATCGTCAAACCATGCAATTGGCACATGGCAAAGAACTGGGCAGCGGCAATAGGATCGATGAAGGTGATGAAACAAACGTGTCTCTCCTTCAAGAACCGAATGCTCTGTAACAAACCGCCTCTGACCACATTACATATCTCTTCCACAGACGAGTCCTGATGCAAATTGCCTAAGTAAACAGTTCTGTTGCCCAAATTATTGGCACCACCAGCTTGTGTAGCAATCTGGGCTGCAGCAGCTGATTGTTGCACCAAAGCCAGAGAAATGAACTCACGATCAGCAGCTGTGACAATGTGCTCCATGCCGGGAGCTAAACCCAAGTACTGAGCAGCGTTGTGTTGTTGCGTTTTCGTGATAAATGCACATCTGTCCTTACCGTAGAAACACTTCTTGTCCAAGTACTTTTCTTTTAATGGTAAATTGGCAACACATCTGATGGCAGACAAGATCGACAAGAAGTGAATAAATGCTATACCCTTTTCAGGAATGATTTTGATGCAATCGATAATGCCGTAACACGACAAGTCTTCACGCAACTCCTGCTCCGTAATGACTTCGCCGTTGACGgggttgttcaagttgccCAAATAGACGTTTCTGGTAGCGCCGTCCCTTTGGATGGCTTCCATGACCGCTGGCAAGATAGGAGTGTTTTTACCCCAGCCGATGCGGATGTCGTGGCCCTTAATACTaagcttcttcaagatgcAATCGGAGTGGAACAACAACGCTGACTGGTGGTCTATGAACGAAATGAAGGCACAGTTCTTAGCTGGTAAGATCTTGACGTTTTCCAAGATCCCAGATCTGACGTAgtccaacaactcgttggGCTGGATGTCAGCAGGAATGTTGCCCAAATAGACGGTTCTGGAGGGAGCAGCAGTGTTGGCACCATTGGAAGCAGCTTGTCCGTAAACAACGTCTGGACCAGGCTGGTTCTGGACCTGGTTGGGTGGAGCCATAGCATTGGCAGAGCCATAGCCTTGCTGTTGTCCTGGACCTGCTCCATTGCCTACACCATATGGGGTCTGGTGCTGGATTGGGTTGACCAAGTTGGCACCATTTTGTTGACCCAAGTTAGGAGCGTTGGCTCCATTAACAAAGACAGCACCCTCGTCTTGGTAGAAGTCGTTAGCCCCGGAAGCGGCGTTGACGTCGTTATAGCCGAACTGGCCCCCGTCAGTTTGGTACTGGGGGTACTGGTCATAGGATGATTGTCTTGAGTCAATTTGTTGGGCCAAGTTGGCGTCCTGGAGAACGAGCTGTTCATCTGGGTTCTGTTGGTAGTACTGAGGGTAGTAGGGCTGGGCCATGTACTGTTGGGGTATGCCCTGATAAGGATCGTAGTATGACATTGCGAAGATTCTCGAGTAAAGGCAAGAGCGTAATGGTATATGGCAATATAGTTATATTAGTGATAGTAATATTATTAATTAGTGTTGGTGCTTGTAGTCTACTTTTAGTGTAGAACTAGTGGCTATTAGATTTGGGAATTTTGTGCGCAGcctgaatttttcagatcaAGAGGCGATGGGCAACGACAAAAGCGAGTTATGGCAGCTACGCGACGCTATCACGATATGATAAAGTGGAGATAGTGCTGGAGGTGAGCTGTATTGAGCTAATATTAGCTGGGTGTGTCGCAGTTTTTAGAAGGCCCGTGTGAAAAAGCGATGCTTCTGTAATTACTGGATTCTCGCTAGACTAGAAAGACTGGAACAGACTCGGTGTAGGGAGAAGACGAAAAAGCAAAACCACGTAGGAAAGCAGAGGGTGAGTGATGGGAACGGAGTCTACGGGATGGTGGATGTGGAGGGTGAATGTGGAAATTTAGGTGTTTTTCTCTGCCGTGGAGGATATTCCActtttggagaagaagaagagagaggaagaaagaaatgtGAAGGTTGGAGATGGAAGAAAAAAACTGAAGATGATTTTTCTGATCTGTGCGAAGCGCTAAAAAAAGCTTTGTCAGTAGAAGGAAATAGTGAGaacaatttgaagagcGAGAATAGCGAGACTAGCGAGAGTAGAATAGTGGGattgaatgaagaaataCCTTAGAAACATATTATGTTGGGCACACTACACATGTTTCGTGTCCCCTTAGACCCACACATTTAAACACGTATGTATATGCCGTGATAGACTGCTACGCTGAACCCACTTCTTAGCCACCGTAGTGATGTGCTGTAGTTTTGGAGAGTGACAAAGCCGAACGAAAAAAACACCGCACCGTCCAAAAACGTCGCCAGCAGAGTACCGACTCTTCCAGTAGCACAAACAGGGAGACtgagaaacttgaaaagaCCCTGAGAAAACAGCCCGCCGAATTCTTGTCAAAGCAATTCTACAGGCACTGAACTACtctacaacttctctaTAACATTGCCACCCTATAACAAGGAGAATGGCTTTGTTGAACAGCACTATATATATTCTGTACCGGGGGAAGCTCAACGCTCACACTACTATTCTCGCACGACACGGAGAGTTTCTCGCTAGCCCTCGGTACACCCTCGGTAGCCACTCTCGGTAGATGCATGATGATCTGGGAGATCGATCCACGACCGAATACACCCCACGATACTACCCAAAATATATTACCACATAGTATTTCCATAGCATATATACTCACTACGCCCAATTCTGCCCCATTGCCACAAATCTTGTACCGCCAATGTCTTAATGCTACATCTGGTCTCCACTGAGAGACGCTAAATAAATAAATCTCTGGACCGTTATATTTTTTCATCACCAGCAACTGAGCTATGATAATTATAATTACACTCTAACCAACTCTGAGGATGTCCACACTCTTCGCTGAAACCACTACTTCCACCGATTCAACTTCCTCCCCTACTTCTTCACTCAGTATATAATTCAGCCACTACTTCCTTCTCTCTCCTACCATATTGGCTCCTCCTTACAAAGGCTCTTTATGCATTAAGCTCTCTTTTGTATGCAGACCCCTGAAAATTTTGACACATCTAAATTTGTTAGTGTTGGTGGATAGAATCTTGCCCTACCCCTATATGGGGGCCACATTGGGGcctttttcaaaatcttgcTTCCGAAGATAATAGGTTCAATTATAATTGATTGTTTGTCAATTGGTAAAAAATAACTCACGCAGGAATAAGCCCCCTTAGTTGATCCCGGCCCAACAATTATTGTTCCGTTTATTATCTTGCACCCATAATGCGTGATTGCAAATTGCCAGCAACAATCAATATAATTGCAAGTATTGCTCAGTAGAAACTCCTAACTCTTGTAAACCCCAATAACAATTAATCTTCATCGGAGGAATAATCCGTCTCCGCATCTTTCAGATTCGCATCCACCTGCTTATCTGCATCGGCGTTGGTATCTGCTTTATTTGCATTGTCTCCAAtcttgccttcttcttcactaaTGTCACCTCCATTGTTTCTAATGTTTCTAGTTTCAagttcgtcttcttcatgatTATTTTGTTCCTGATCATCTGAAGAACCGTAATCTGTCTCCAAGGCTTCTTGACTAGCGTTAGCTTCATTAGactcttcattttcttcctttcGCTCTTCCTTTACACCGGTCAATTGGATTCTCTCGGAAGATTCAAAGTCCAAAACCACCTTAGATCTCTGTATCTGCCCTTCAAGACTGTCTGAAACAATATCTGTACTATCCAGAACTAACTTCTCAGAATCTTTATCTTTCCCAGCCTCTAAATCAACTGTATCTACAGATTTGCCAAAATCCGGCTGTGtgttttcattttcaatcttttcttcatcttcatcatgTTCCACATAATCATCGTCACTATGGTTTGATTCGTACAAATCATTGTCATCATCATACTCATCGCCATCTTCGTGTTCacttgcttcttcatcttcttcatcatcctCGCTTTTTTCGAGAACGCTGTTCAATATCTCTCGGTCCGAGAAACTATTGATTAATGGTGCTTGACTATCTGGTTCCTTTTTCACTATTACATCACTTCTTCTACGTaatgatcttcttcttggtgcCACTACGTctaaatcttcttcttcttcttcttttactGTAATATCTTTTTTGTTCTCTTCGACCTCTTGTTCCTCAGATTCTGCCTTTTTCCTTCCTCGTCTGgctcttttctttggcaGACCCTCAGTTTTGGTttctgtctttctcttcctcTGCTTCAAGTACTTATCGTCGAGTTTATCCGGAATCATATCTTTATCAATTGCTACTAGCTTCGACGAATCCTTGAGAAATTCTTGGTTTAAATGTTCGACTCGATTTGTCGGTACGGTTTTCTTGGTCAACTCCCATATTTTATCTTTCTTAGCATTCAATACTTGGTAGAACTTCTGCTCTAGATCATCTATGATAAACTTGTACTCATTCTTAGCGATCTGGTAGCCGTTGTGCATTTggaagttttcttcttttaaAGTCTCTATTGTCTTCTGCAAGCTTTTAATCTGCGATACCATACTCTGGTTCTGCGTTAATAGTAAGTCCATccaattgaagagattgcCTTCGTCCTTGAGATGTGGTTCTTCCTCTAAGTTTACTGGTGTAAGTTCAATTATGGCAACAGTCACAGGGACCCTTGAGTCTGTCTTTATTGACAATTCTACCGGATTCTGATTGGGATCATTATCTTCCTCTATCAATTCTTTGGTTTCAGCGTCGTAGTATTCTGCTTTAGCAGAAATCTTTACTGAAAGCTGGAGATTCGGATATTTCCTCTCCTGCTCAAGTACATCCTCATTGTCAAGTGGAAATAGTTCTTGTATGACACTCGCATACTCCTCTTCCTCAATATTCTCGTTTGAAGCAGCACGAGTACGAAACACTCCAGATATAGATTTCTTGGTGAGGGTATAATGGAACGTTCCATCTTCATATCCAGCCGTTAAGGACATATTAATGAAGTTGGGGTCCTCACTTTCCGACTCGTATTCTGCTTTAGAAACATGTATAAACAATGTAGACCTTTTTATAAACTCTAGACTCTCAGAATCTTCTATGATAATCGGAACAGAGACCACATTTCCGTTAAGATGATGTtcagctgaagaagaatcaaagGACCTGCTCATACTTGTACATCACGATATGGCAATGATATCCTGATCAAGCAATTGATTCCACAATTGCTTCGGTCGAAGAATCCAGCTACCTCGATTTCTTGTATGAATCAAAATCTACAACCTCATTTTCTGGGGAATTGCGACTTTCCTTTTTTTGGCTATTCTAGCGATAGTACCCAATAATAAgatattttgcaatcataATTCTATATATATCTATAAGGATTCCTATGGTACATTTTAAAAATAACAGTACTGGTGAAAACCAGGTCTCAATAGAAGGGACACCAGCCAAAGTATATAAGTGCCAAATTGTCGGGGCTTGAAGCTTCTTGTACCAATTCTCTTACTGTAGCTTCCACACTGAGTCCACCTAcagccaacttgttggcCACACCAAGAACTGCTCTGCCAGCTTCAGaaccatcttcttgaagctTTACACTAGTGACGCCGCCACCTTCTTCCTGTAATTTCTTCTTACGAATAGGGGATATGGACCACGAATACAACGGATCCCATCtcaaaacttcaagaatagaCAAGATGTTCTCCTTGTTTTCTTGCAACACTCGGAAGGTGTGTTCACAAGACCTTTTGAAAACACCTTCCACACCAGTACTTCCAAACCCGTCAACTATGTCTCTAGTCAATCTGAACGGAACGGTTTCTGGGATGGGCAATCTAGTTCCCTGGTCAAAGGCCACACCAAGATCAATATGGATTGGCTCGCCAGTACTTTTATCCAATAAGATATTATTACAGTGCCTATCCCCCAAACCCAATATATGGCCAACAATTGAGGTTGTTGCAATTCCTCTCGTGTAAGCGATCCTACTATCAAACCAAACATCAGGAGTGAGAAATGTATCCATAAAGAAATGATGTAGAACTGGTTTGATTTTGTCTGTGATATGTCTGAAAACTCTTTGACGTTCCAATTTTTCTCCCGACTGGCATTCTTTCATCAATTCCCTTGCCTTTTCAAGTTTTATCTTGTCGTACTTCAAATGATAAGGTTTAATAATATCAATAAGTGCAATAGAATTCGCCACAAACTCAATAATTCCGGCAGTTGGGCCAAGTGGAACAGCCTTGTAGGTTCTGATTGTCAAATTTCTCTTTGCAGCATCCTTGTCTTTAATGAAAATTTGATTAACCTTCTCAAATACCTGCTCCATAATTGAGTCTTGGCGTAAGTCGTCTGTACCATGCTTCAATAACATCCTATGAGTCGTACCATCTGAAAGGGTGAATGTAGCAATTTTGGGCAAACTCAACCCTGAAGCAGCAATTGAAACCTTCTCATCAATTTTAGCAAGGACAGGAACATCTCTATAATTACTGTTCTGATCTACTGCGAGATCCtttgttggtggtggtaTTCTTGACAAGCCATGTAGCCAGTAATTCCCAATatccaacttttccaagtgCAACGATTTTCCTCGAGACACCTTGTGAGCCGAAAGAATAGATGCTTCCAAACAGAAAGATTCAATTGGTTTCAAAGTCTGGGAAACAAATATTGTATCGGCTGAAAGAAGTCTATTCCAGATTTTGCGGGCTGCCGCACGTTTGGAACCCATTATAGCATCTTTCAGATCGCTTGTAAGTTTCTCATTCATCAAGGAGAAAAGTTGATACAATGTGTGGTAGGGATGAGCAGTACATATCTTATGGACAATTTCTGACAACGTTCTCTGGAACTCTGTGCTCTCATTAGCCAATCTCGAAATCAATTGTGTGCTCAAATTAACCAAGAGGTACGAAGGAATTCCAAGGATTTGCAAACGCAACTTATCATTCAACTCATCTTTAAACGACAATTCCAACCAAAGAGCAAGGAACTTATCTAAAGGCTCCTGGTTATCCCATCCAATACTTTCCAAGTAGTATTGGATCGCCCTTTCGGAAAAGTCTTCTCTGCTTCGCTTTGCCCTTTCCAAGTCAGATACCTCACTCAGCAactgatttttcaatttcgaATAGAATCTTTGAActgatttcttctcttcagcTGGAACACTTGTGCGTCCATAGTGTGCcttcaattcttcgatttccaCCTTTTTTTCCATCACCtgtttctccaacttcgaaatttcttcattcaaATTCCTCGACTTATACTGATTCTCACAGTATTTTGCTAGCATTTGGAATATCTTTCTTTGCTCGCTGCCATCCGACAATTCAAGAGCTTTTTCAGAGATTGGCCTTACATACTCTTCCATAATGAAGTCTGGCGCAGCCTGTCTTGACTCTGATAACCAGCGAACAGTGAGTGCCTTGAGATACGTTTCCGAATGATTGTAGTTCGTAAGAGGAGAATCAATACCCTTATTCATAGACTCAGTAGAGATCATGGCGACAGGAATACTAGTTTGTCCATTGGACCATAGAGTACACGCAGAGACGAACTCAACAAGCTCCTTGATACCTTTcacttcttgaagttttgTTTTGGCTACCGAATCAGCACAAATCATAGCATTGATCATTTTCTGTACTTCCTTGGAACTACTTGTCAATTTGTTATATCTTACCAAGTAGTTGAGTACCCCGAGCCATGCATTCTCCTGAGAGATATTTCTTGCTTCAACAGGGTAATCTGCCAATATTTGAAATGCAATTCGTCTCGCCAAAATGATACTTTCGGAAAGAGAGCTATCTGACTTTTCAAACCAATCAGTTTCCTTGTCGAAGCCAAACACAATTTCATTTAAATCCTTAACATCTTTCGTGAACAAACTTTCAATGCTGGATATAGTTGCTAATGACTTCATCCACACCATTGTGTTAAGTCTGTAGTCCTTCAGGCTCAAAGAATCATTAATTAGTCTATCCTTTTTCAATAGCACATCAACGAGTGTTTCTTGACAAACCTCTAAGGAACGGTAGGGATAATCATGGACCTGTTTCAAGACTTTATAGACAATTTCCTGTTCTGTGATGGCATCTTTCGGTATCGGGATGTCCCAACTGTTCAATTTCCACCCCCAATCATATACCTGATCCTGGAGTTGAAATAAGCTGGTGGAATTACTTAATATTCGAGACACACCCAACATACCACTGCTATTCAttgattgaagaatattTGTTGGTCGACTTCCAAAGCTTAACGCAATCGACGAATCAAAAATGGCACTGCTGAATGCCAATTGTTCCATGGAAGACGAATTTCTATTCACCATTGACAACACAAAATCCAATGATGGCTCCTCTTTCAATCCAAAGATCAAATCCTCGTCATCTATTGATTCATAGACTTTTCTTGTTAGAGTATTACTAACCAATATGCTTCTTTTGGGGTCTTCATAAAAACATGCCTCGAGAAGCATCATGGAAGTTTTATATCTATTAATTGATGCTGCCATTTCACTAAATGATACCACATCTAAGTCCCGAGTGACATCCACGAATTGACCGAGACCCATTTGAGCTCCCATTCGTAGATACAAGACGACATCtagaaagaatgaaataCACATTGTATCCTTGGTTCTGATACTGGAGAAttgagacaacaacatccTTATATTCTTGATAGCAACTTTACCTTTTGTAAGAAGATAAAAACATATCAAATTAGGTAATTGTTTggcagaaaaagaattaaCTTTTGCAGCAAACGTTGAAATCAACGGAGCAATTGAGGTGGAACTAGCCAATTCTTGATTTATCGCAAGAAACAATCTGGTAGACCAAATACCGAAACTGGAAGTGGAGATAAGACTGTCAAGATTGTTGATAACATAACTTAATGTATCTCCAAGAAAATCTAACTCATATTCATCATTGAGCAAGATGCATGCGTGAAAATCAAGTGGTGTAATATgaccttcaagttgtctgTAAATATCATCAAAATCGAGAAACTTCAGAATTTCTGACTTCGACCGTTCGTATTTGTACATCAATACCCCCAAAATCGATTCTGCACAAGCAGCAACCTCGAAGTCGTCACTTAAAGAGTGTGCTATGACTTCTTTAACTAAGGGATTTAAACTGTTGACTTCTGATTGGAATGCTGCTGATGGAATCCCGCGATATTCATTTGAAGGAAACGCATACCCCGACTTATTCCATCCACCATGTAAATAATAGGATGACAAGTACTTTGCACTCCAGATATTGAATTTGTTAGTTTGAAGAGCGAATTGACCACTATTGCATTGcatcaagatcttggcGACATTTTGGAGTTTGCCACTATCATTGTATTCATCGATTGTTTCAAAAGTCAAGGAAATTAAAATCAAGATATACTTAAATGTAGCATCAGTGAATATGGACATTTCTTTAGTGTCATTGAGATAAGTCTCCACGGTTAACGTAGAAAGAGTATTCTTAAATGATGCAGCATCTCTTTTCAACTGTCCAATTGCAGCCATCAATATTGGTCTAATCGTTCTCTTTTCGCCAATTCTCCTTGCGTAGCTCATTAATTGAGAACTTAATTCTCTATCTACAAGAGGTAAATTTTGCAGATTTAACATAACAGCAACCATACGAATGACAATAAGAAGGGTGGAGTTGTCACCATACGTGTGGAAATTGTCAACTTTTAAGAGGAGGTAAAACCGACAAATCTCAGGAAATAGGTCAGGAACACAGACGAAAGGATTTAAAGTGTCCACTATTAGGCTCATAATTTGCACATTATGAATATGTTCACTACCAAGAATGCAGATCAATTTAAGTTTTCGAATTACTACAATTTTCTGCTCATTGGAAAGCgattgatgaagaagaagtagagaaACCCGACGAAATATAAAGTATATCTGTCGCGGTTCCCAAAAGCTATCCTTCTTAGATCCATActtttctgaaattttctGCATTAGCTCCAACGACGAATTCAACGGCACCATTATCACTCCAGGAAAATTCAAGACTTTAgaattctttgaaatcaaagtACTTGCAACTTTATTGGAATTGTATTTATCAATTAGTAAGTCTTCTCTCGTTAAATCAGTGTGGCTAATTATCTCAGAAACAATTAGGATATGCTTATCAATAAACTCCTGTTTGAAAGAATCTTTTAAATAGGACAAGACGACATTGAAAACAGCATTTCTTATCCCTTCTCTTGTATAGGCAATGGAAATTATAAGCGGTAAGCTTTCAGAAACTAGAGTTGCCACGTCTGTATTTCTGAGTTTCGATAATGTTAGCCATAACGATTCGTAAGATCTTTCTTGGTCTTGTTTGGTACTTATTGTTATGGAAACCAACTCTTTGTGGTTTTCCAAGTAGAACTTTTCTTGATCAGGATAGCCGAATAAGAAATACGGAAACTGGTGCAAGCTGTCAAATTTCCACCAACACAAGAGAAGCTCAAGTTTGTAGGCTTTGAACAACACCCTTGGTTTTTCAATGCCAATAAATTCACAAATCATTTTCAAGCCATGTTCCAAGTATGGAACGAAAAATTTAAACCTAGAACATTCAAGCAAGTTAAATAATGATGAAAGCATGACCTGAGATGAGCTTAGAGTCAAGCTACTAAAGAACATCGCGTACGTTGCGCAGGTTTCAATTGACTCCTCTGGAGTTGAGAAATTCATGAACAATTCACTGTATAAGTTTGCTTGTGATaaagaagtggaagatTTCAATAGCATCACTAAATGGGGAACAAGGTCTATTTTGTTAGAATTAGAACAATTGGAGAATTTGAGGAGGAATATAGATGTAAGCTGGTTGGTAGTCATAAATGTCTCGTCATTAAGGTCCACGAATCGAATTATAAATTCGCAAAAGCTAGTCATTGCAACCTCGGTAAGAATCAAATCTTTAGTCCCACATTGTATTAACCACATACACATGTCATAGTagtccttcttgaagttctcaTCTGTAGCTTTGATAACAATAGGCAACACTATCTTCAAAAACTGTGAAATAGTGGTTAATGTCAATTCTGATCGCTCATAGTTCTGATCAACCAATATCTTTTCACCAAATATTCTAACTAATCTTCCAAGTAGGTCTAAAGGTACGGACAAAATGTCAAATGAATTTGTTTCAAACTCTTTAACCAAAGCGTGAAATGCGTATACCAATTGGTTTGGCGGCAAATCATCAAAATAGGTACAGACAACTGTGAAGGTGACTCCCACGTCCTTTTCAATATACTTGTGTGTGACAAATATAAATTTGAGAACTTCGATACAAGGCACTTTCTCGTAATCTAACTGAAAACCACAATACTCCTGAGCCGATGATCCAAGAGAAGGTACTGGACTACTTCTATTAACATCCGAAAATTCCTCGTCAAATACACTTCTTGACTCTTGAACAACCacttcttcaccaaattGCAGCACTATTTGCTCAGAGAATGTCTTCAATAGTCTATCAAAAGGGAATACTATAGcgaacttcttcttcatctcAGATCTTAAATATCCACTTCTATTACTGAAGATGTGATCAAGATCAATTTGATTGTATAACAGCAAAAAGTGCGTTAATTCCTCAATTGTCATTCTTCGAACCGCAATCGTCTTCA
It contains:
- the TEL1 gene encoding phosphatidylinositol kinase (involved in telomere length regulation~go_function phosphotransferase activity, alcohol group as acceptor~go_function phosphotransferase activity, alcohol group as acceptor) gives rise to the protein MSTLDINRVVSSLQSSKIKDRNDALTLLEDMTSAKFRLNSKQFRILIRGIFDLIKKEAKIYYNNKLAPVSLRLSRASSAVRIICERAINDMSLQLKFRGYYDLVEGIIANFAADNQQLEPCSYDFLRILSTVISKNYFKEHLNRDEWKSIFNFVTHLIADILSDMQGIQGISNHGKLLQESFSALANLLQCDTHMSISYMHLLDHTIYFRLSSLLEKAAKTLKESVLAITIFKIINKLIIVLATEDFRFVNRLIRLGTNIMSRFYSTQLDKLMNEFLVFLNLSATHNYIDLSKLPKLTDDNGTMIKESDEDEDDISIRSFVSETRDEPKRLLPFSGKVSADSNEYLVHSIGNLIISLISRLSMSDFHLDVGCIGILHTETLRRDWFNLNSIYLKSQDHKPWLLCLGLTKLLHSYFCLKQTVAKTSNMLVLSTILQQQPKKRQKWDTVGIALSNSRNLLEFCNTLIGERQDIREQQVGLQILTFYLEAFDLDNEFESEDADSSETPDGTFQSIDKSINDTTFDFTLGESNDNGSFRASIIMKNILYLFKYSELSFWPLLASNGLIKIKSLNWHSRHHHYSQLLLNIALPLVKNEELFKYSCNLIFTLVCNSNDLTKKLDESLTSQIDSIIDMVEIVGPFSISTESFLFWYSIAKIVRANNSAKKFILGERIQDWLLLKWSHFFDVKRNDLQSECQGLAEFIMWISGESVSVRESKYLPDSYNGSLYEACSFSNYSEDLNEFIALKKPPISSSLSFVIDGISRNNNIEQLMSRILGTVHGFSTSTLLFEWYFVSQGIYSPLRGMPRFDSVASLFEEQSCEILKTIAVRRMTIEELTHFLSLYNQIDLDHIFSNRSGYLRSEMKKKFAIVFPFDRLLKTFSEQIVSQFGEEVVVQESRSVFDEEFSDVNRSSPVPSLGSSAQEYCGFQLDYEKVPCIEVLKFIFVTHKYIEKDVGVTFTVVCTYFDDLPPNQLVYAFHALVKEFETNSFDILSVPLDLLGRLVRIFGEKILVDQNYERSELTLTTISQFLKIVLPIVIKATDENFKKDYYDMCMWLIQCGTKDLILTEVAMTSFCEFIIRFVDLNDETFMTTNQLTSIFLLKFSNCSNSNKIDLVPHLVMLLKSSTSLSQANLYSELFMNFSTPEESIETCATYAMFFSSLTLSSSQVMLSSLFNLLECSRFKFFVPYLEHGLKMICEFIGIEKPRVLFKAYKLELLLCWWKFDSLHQFPYFLFGYPDQEKFYLENHKELVSITISTKQDQERSYESLWLTLSKLRNTDVATLVSESLPLIISIAYTREGIRNAVFNVVLSYLKDSFKQEFIDKHILIVSEIISHTDLTREDLLIDKYNSNKVASTLISKNSKVLNFPGVIMVPLNSSLELMQKISEKYGSKKDSFWEPRQIYFIFRRVSLLLLHQSLSNEQKIVVIRKLKLICILGSEHIHNVQIMSLIVDTLNPFVCVPDLFPEICRFYLLLKVDNFHTYGDNSTLLIVIRMVAVMLNSQNLPLVDRELSSQLMSYARRIGEKRTIRPILMAAIGQLKRDAASFKNTLSTLTVETYLNDTKEMSIFTDATFKYILILISLTFETIDEYNDSGKLQNVAKILMQCNSGQFALQTNKFNIWSAKYLSSYYLHGGWNKSGYAFPSNEYRGIPSAAFQSEVNSLNPLVKEVIAHSLSDDFEVAACAESILGVLMYKYERSKSEISKFLDFDDIYRQLEGHITPLDFHACILLNDEYELDFLGDTLSYVINNLDSLISTSSFGIWSTRLFLAINQELASSTSIAPLISTFAAKVNSFSAKQLPNLICFYLLTKGKVAIKNIRMLLSQFSSIRTKDTMCISFFLDVVLYLRMGAQMGLGQFVDVTRDLDVVSFSEMAASINRYKTSMMLLEACFYEDPKRSILVSNTLTRKVYESIDDEDLIFGLKEEPSLDFVLSMVNRNSSSMEQLAFSSAIFDSSIALSFGSRPTNILQSMNSSGMLGVSRILSNSTSLFQLQDQVYDWGWKLNSWDIPIPKDAITEQEIVYKVLKQVHDYPYRSLEVCQETLVDVLLKKDRLINDSLSSKDYRLNTMVWMKSLATISSIESLFTKDVKDLNEIVFGFDKETDWFEKSDSSLSESIILARRIAFQILADYPVEARNISQENAWLGVLNYLVRYNKLTSSSKEVQKMINAMICADSVAKTKLQEVKGIKELVEFVSACTLWSNGQTSIPVAMISTESMNKGIDSPLTNYNHSETYLKALTVRWLSESRQAAPDFIMEEYVRPISEKALELSDGSEQRKIFQMLAKYCENQYKSRNLNEEISKLEKQVMEKKVEIEELKAHYGRTSVPAEEKKSVQRFYSKLKNQLSSEVSDLERAKRSREDFSERAIQYYLESIGWDNQEPLDKFLALWLELSFKDELNDKLRLQILGIPSYLLVNLSTQLISRLANESTEFQRTLSEIVHKICTAHPYHTLYQLFSLMNEKLTSDSKDAIMGSKRAAARKIWNRLLSADTIFVSQTLKPIESFCLEASILSAHKVSRGKSLHLEKLDIGNYWLHGLSRIPPPTKDLAVDQNSNYRDVPVLAKIDEKVSIAASGLSLPKIATFTLSDGTTHRMLLKHGTDDLRQDSIMEQVFEKVNQIFIKDKDAAKRNLTIRTYKAVPLGPTAGIIEFVANSIALIDIIKPYHLKYDKIKLEKARELMKECQSGEKLERQRVFRHITDKIKPVLHHFFMDTFLTPDVWFDSRIAYTRGIATTSIVGHILGLGDRHCNNILLDKSTGEPIHIDLGVAFDQGTRLPIPETVPFRLTRDIVDGFGSTGVEGVFKRSCEHTFRVLQENKENILSILEVLRWDPLYSWSISPIRKKKLQEEGGGVTSVKLQEDGSEAGRAVLGVANKLAVGGLSVEATVRELVQEASSPDNLALIYFGWCPFY